A part of Tepidibacillus fermentans genomic DNA contains:
- the ltrA gene encoding group II intron reverse transcriptase/maturase: MKAEGTGRKVHSLIDKVYHRTNLEMAWESVRANGGSGGIDKVTIPAFQKTAEQELERLHEELKRGTYRPMPVRRILIPKKGKPNEKRPLGIPAIRDRVCQQALKNRLEPIFEPLFSECSFGYRPGRSTHQAMRKIYRELMDGCEWVVDADLRDFFGTVHHEPLIDMIAEQVSDGRILKLVRQMLEAGYMESGKKYATPNGTPQGSVISPLFSNIYLNRFDHEMTDRGYRLTRFADDWVVLCKTQAEAARALRDAKTILESLGLTLHPNKTKITHIKWGFEFLGYKLKRGKGLSLPQEKVKKQPKINIYAYPKDKSIKQFMDTIRARTRRRIPLTVFQIIDFINPVIRGWGNYYRKAHVRKLFNRLQRWIIRRIWSHRFKRWRNTGWKKLPEAILYSKYRLVNLLSIIPDLNLRTAPKG; encoded by the coding sequence ATGAAAGCAGAAGGCACAGGACGAAAGGTTCATTCGTTAATCGACAAAGTGTATCACAGAACGAACTTGGAAATGGCATGGGAATCGGTGAGAGCAAACGGAGGAAGCGGTGGGATCGATAAGGTCACTATTCCGGCATTCCAAAAGACAGCCGAACAGGAACTGGAGCGGCTGCACGAAGAACTGAAACGGGGGACGTATCGGCCGATGCCAGTTAGGCGGATTCTTATTCCCAAGAAAGGGAAACCAAATGAGAAGCGGCCACTGGGCATCCCGGCGATACGAGATCGGGTATGCCAGCAAGCGTTGAAAAACCGGTTGGAACCCATTTTCGAACCTCTTTTCAGTGAATGCAGCTTCGGATACCGACCGGGAAGGTCTACGCATCAAGCGATGCGTAAGATTTACCGCGAACTGATGGATGGATGTGAATGGGTCGTTGACGCTGATCTGCGGGACTTCTTCGGTACAGTTCATCATGAACCGCTTATCGACATGATTGCTGAACAAGTCAGTGACGGGAGAATCCTCAAATTGGTTAGACAAATGCTCGAAGCCGGGTACATGGAAAGCGGGAAGAAATACGCGACGCCGAACGGCACACCGCAAGGAAGCGTCATTAGTCCACTGTTCAGTAATATCTACCTGAATCGGTTTGACCATGAAATGACTGATAGAGGATACCGACTGACGCGATTTGCCGACGATTGGGTCGTCCTCTGCAAAACGCAGGCGGAAGCCGCACGAGCGCTGCGGGACGCAAAGACCATTCTGGAGTCGCTCGGACTGACGCTTCACCCGAACAAAACAAAGATCACCCACATCAAATGGGGATTCGAGTTTTTGGGATACAAGCTGAAACGGGGAAAGGGACTGTCGCTACCGCAGGAAAAGGTGAAGAAACAACCAAAAATCAATATTTATGCTTATCCCAAGGACAAGTCGATCAAGCAGTTCATGGACACGATTCGGGCACGAACGCGCAGACGTATCCCACTCACCGTCTTCCAAATCATCGATTTCATCAATCCTGTTATACGAGGATGGGGCAACTACTACCGTAAAGCCCACGTAAGAAAGTTGTTTAACCGACTCCAACGCTGGATTATTCGACGGATTTGGAGCCACCGGTTTAAACGTTGGCGAAATACGGGATGGAAGAAACTACCCGAAGCCATACTCTACTCCAAGTACCGACTGGTAAATCTTTTATCGATAATTCCAGACTTGAACCTACGAACTGCACCCAAAGGGTGA